AAGAACCGGAATAATCCTGCAAGCGGAAATAACCCGAAGCAGTGACCTTGTTCACCAGTTGCTGCGAATATTGTGAATGGTCATGATCTACCACACTCAGTTGAATGTTCTTCACTTCATAATCGGCTGCCCAGGGCAGGATCAGCAACTGAATGGATGGCATCATAAAAATGATGCGGATGATGGATGGATCGCGGAAGATCTGCCGGAACTCTTTTTGTAATAGAAAACGTAAGGTTCTCATATAAATAGTTTATGCGAGTCTTATTTTGAAATTCCTGATGCTTAACACCAGCAGGAGCAGCAACATGCCAAACAGGATCAACGTCTCTTTCCAAACTGATGCAAACCCCAGCCCCTTTATCATCACCTCTTTTACGATATAATAAAACCATTTGGCGGGAACAATATTCGAGATCACCCGTAATGGCAATGGCATATTCTCAATTGGGAACATAAACCCGCTCAACATGATCGTTGGCAAAAACATACCCGTAAGGGCAATGAACATGGCGGTTTGCTGTGAATCGGTGCGGGTGGAGATCAACAATCCAAACGCCAAACAGGTAAGCGTGAACAAAATGCTTTCAAAGATCAATAGCAGTAAACTTCCATTGATGGGCACATCCAGCACAAACACACTCAGCAACAGAATGCTGGTAATATTTACAATAGACAACAACAAATACGGAACGGCTTTGGCTACTACGATCTTGAATGGTTGCATGGGCGACACCAGCATAATTTCCATGGTGCCTAATTCTTTCTCCCGTACAATAGTGATAGCTGTCATTAACGTACACACCAGCATCAGTACCATAGCCATAACACCCGGCACAAAACTATACGCGCCCTTTAATTGCGGGTTGTACAGCATGCGCATCTCCGTTTTAATAGTGTATGGCAACTTCCGGTTATTGGTAATACGGTCCTTGTAATCGAGGATAATAGATGTGGCATAGTTTGTAAGCGTATTGGCCACGTTGGGGTCCGAGGCGTCGGCAATCAGTTGTACCTGCGCGGTATTGAAATGGTCCAGGTCACTGGCAAAGTTTTCGGGAAACACAACGGCCAGCTTGATGCTCCCCTTTTTAAATGCCGCTTCAATTTCCTGGTAAGAATGAATATCCTGCACAACATCAAAATAGCGGCTCGCATCCAGCTCGGTGCGAAGCGCCTGCGTACTCAGGTCGTTCGACTGATCAAAAATGGCGATCTTCGAATTCTTTACTTCATTGGTCAGGGCAAATCCAAAGATCAGGATCTGCATAATGGGCATGCCCAATAAAATAAACAGGGTTCGTTTGTCCCTTAGAATATGATGAAACTCTTTCTTTACGAATGAAACAAATTGCTTCATAAGAATAATTTGTGAATTATTGTTGCTATTTGTGATTCGCTAAAAATTGCGCGAGCTTACTCACCACTCACTACTCACCTCTCTTTGCCTGCCTGGCCAATTT
The Niastella koreensis GR20-10 genome window above contains:
- a CDS encoding ABC transporter permease, which translates into the protein MKQFVSFVKKEFHHILRDKRTLFILLGMPIMQILIFGFALTNEVKNSKIAIFDQSNDLSTQALRTELDASRYFDVVQDIHSYQEIEAAFKKGSIKLAVVFPENFASDLDHFNTAQVQLIADASDPNVANTLTNYATSIILDYKDRITNNRKLPYTIKTEMRMLYNPQLKGAYSFVPGVMAMVLMLVCTLMTAITIVREKELGTMEIMLVSPMQPFKIVVAKAVPYLLLSIVNITSILLLSVFVLDVPINGSLLLLIFESILFTLTCLAFGLLISTRTDSQQTAMFIALTGMFLPTIMLSGFMFPIENMPLPLRVISNIVPAKWFYYIVKEVMIKGLGFASVWKETLILFGMLLLLLVLSIRNFKIRLA